DNA sequence from the Fuscovulum ytuae genome:
TGAAGACAAGTTTCGGCCCCTTTTCAAGCACTTGGCGGGCAAGGGTCGAGACATCGCCGGCGCCCATCAGCCAGTGCAGATCCTCATCCGACAGTTTCACGATATCGGCTCGCCCGATCATCCGTTCTATCCGGGCGCGATACTCGGCCTCTTTTCCTGCGATGAATCCGGGGCGGATATTGGGGTCGATCATGGTGACGCGGGTCGGCGCCTCGCGAGTCTGTAGCGCCTCATAGGTCGAGGCGGCGGGGTCGTTCACAAGGGAAATGCCGCCGAAGAAGAGGGTAGAGATGCTGTCGGGCAGGGTAGGAAGCTGGTCCTGCGACAGAAGGCGACCGGCGGTGTTTTCGTCATAGAAGGCATAGGTCGCCTGACCATCAACCAGCTTGACGAAGGCCACGGTCGTGGGGCGGTCCGATCGGGCACAATGTCCCGTATCAACCTTCGATGCCTCGAGCGTTTCGGTCAGGATCTGGCCCAGCATGTCATTGGAAATGCCGGAAAAAAACGCTGACGGGGCACCAAGTCGGCCCAGTGCGATGGCGGTGTTGAACACCGCGCCCCCGGCATAGGGGGAAAAGGCGGGTTCGCCCAGCGTCGTGGTGCGGGGCAGCATGTCGATCAGGGCTTCGCCACAGCTGAGAATCATTCGGGCCTCCTATCCGTGGCGCGGACCATAGCGGATCGCGCGATGTTAGCGCAAACAATCAGGTGGTGAACCAAGGGGCGAGGTTGGCGCGGATGCGAGCGAGGGGGGTGTCGCCTGAGGTGTCGGGGAGGAAGGTTTGACCCGTGATCGCCTCGTACGCGTCGATATAGACCTGCGCCGTATGTTCAATCATTTCTTCTGGAATTTCAGGGATTTCGTCCTTGTAGGGGTCGCAGCGTGCGGCCACCCAGGCACGGATGACATCCTTGTCAAAGGACGGGGGGCGGCTGCCGTTTTCGCAGGCCTCGGCATAGCCGGAGGCCAGCCAATAGCGGCTGGAATCGGGGGTGTGGATTTCGTCGGCCAGAAGAATGCGGCCTTCTCCATCCGTGCCGAATTCGTATTTGGTATCGACAAGGATCAGGCCGCGTTTGGCGGCCATTTCCTGCCCCCGGGCGAAGAGGGCGAGGGCTTTTTCCGACACCTCATCCCATTGAGACTGCGTGAGAAGTCCTTGAGAAACAATATCTTGCGCGGTGAGCGGTTCGTCATGGCCGCCGTCAAAGGCCTTGGATGTCGGGGTGATGATAGGGGCGGGCAGGGCCTGATTGTCGCGCAGGCCATCGGGCAGGGTGTGACCATACATGGCGCGCTGCCCTTGTTTGTAGAGCGTCAGGATCGAGGTGCCGGTGGTTCCGGCCAGATAGCCGCGCACCACGATTTCAACGGGCAGAATGGTAAGCCTCTGCCCGATCACCACATTCGGATCGGGGTAAGAGATCACATGATTTGGGCAGATGTCTGCGGTCGCTTCGAACCAGAATTTTGCTGTCTGCGTAAGAACTTGGCCCTTGAAGGGGATGGCCGCAAGGATGCGGTCGAAGGCCGAGATGCGATCGGAGGAGATCAGGATACGGGTGCCATCGGGTAGATCATAGCAATCGCGGACCTTCCCGAAATAGGGGTTGGGGAGTTCGGGAATACGCGCCTCGGTCAGGGTGCGGGTGAGGTCGATCATGGGGGCCCCCGTTGCAGTCGTCGGGGCGGTGATGGGGCGGGGGCGGGGGCGTGTCAAGCGGGGCTTTGGGTTCTGGTCCAAGTGCCCGAGAACGCTGAATTAATTCGGGGAGAAGGGGGAAAACGGTTGTGCCCTGTTTTGTGCCGGGTTTTGTGCAGCATTCTGTGGCCACGCACGGTGGCGTTCTCGTGCATTAACCATTTGATGAGTCGGGGGCGATTTCTGACACAGAAATCGCTGCGGAAATTGACGCAATTTCCGATTGGGGACGGACGGTGCCATCCGATTTCTGATTCAGAAATCGCTGCGGAAATTGACGCAAGTTCTGATTGGGGACGGACGGTGCCATCCGATTTCTGATTCAGAAATCGCTGCGGAAATTGATGCAATTTCCGATTGGGGATGGACGGTGCCATCCGATTTCTGACACAGAAATCGCGCCGGAAATTGACGCAGTTTCAGATTGAGGACTACGGTGCCATCCGATTTTTGCGCGCAAAAATCGGCGCGGAAACTGCGTCAGTTTCCGCCCCTATCGCGATTGGGTCACTGCCAGCACGATACCGCCGACGATCAGCGCGGCGAGAACCGCGAAGGCGATCTTCCACGCGCTCCATGGCCGTTCGCCCTGCACCTTGCCGGTTTGACCGTTCACCACGAAGCGGTAGCTTTTGCCGTTATATTTGTAGGCGGCCATCCAGATCGGCAGAAGGATGTGCTTGAAGGTTTCCTCTTTCCAATCCGTCTCCACCCTGTCGATGCGTTGTTCATCGCCGCCGATATCGGCGCGGATGTCCTGACGGATGATGCCCTCCATCACCTCGCGCCCCGTGGCGTGGCCATCGGCGAGGGGAACAGTATAGCCCTCGGCGGTGAAACCGGCGAGGAAATCGCCACGGAAGGGTTGCAGGGCCGATAGGTCCCAAGGGGCAAGGTTGTCGGTATAGCCGCGCGGCAGGCTTTTGCTGGCAAGGATCAGCACGTCATCAAAACGCCGTGCGACCCAGCCGGAACGGGGGGACCAACGGGTGCGGCGGACCTGTTCGGTTTCCCGCTTGCCATTGCGCATGACGGTGCGGGTTTCATAGTAATGATCACCGCGCGCGCCTGCGTAATGCGACCGGGTGGCGGCGTCGAAGGTCCAATAGGGGACATAAAGGCCGTTCATCGCCCGCCCCTTGCGGGCATATTCCTGAAGCCCATTCGGCGCGAACCAGAGGCTGCCCAGCCAATTCGTCATGGCTTGCCGGGCCTGTACTTCATTCAGGACGAAGGGCAACACAGCCTGCGGTTTGATGCGGCGTTCCTCGCCCGTGCCGATGGCGACAGGGGTGGCGCAAAAGGGGCATTCGCGGGCATGGGCCGCGCCTTGAAATTCCACCTGTGCCCCGCAAGAGGGGCAGGGGGTGATGCGGACCTCTTCCATCTGTGCGGGCGGAACGTCATCCGACAGACCAAGGGCAAGGTCGATCTCGTTCAGCGCCCGGATACGGGCACCCGGAGCCTCGGGGATGGGCTGCCGCGCGCCGCAATGGTCGCAGACGAGATCGGTCGCGCCCGGTTCATAGCGAAGATCGGCCCCGCATTGATTGCAGGGCCAGTTCTGACGATCATCCGGCATGGATCAGGCCCCGGGCGGCGGCGGGGGCGGGACTTGGGTGAAAATCCGCGCGAGATCGGTTTCGGCGGCGGGTTTCCAGCCCTCCATCCCCGCTGCCCAGACCTGTGTGGCACGGGTCAGGCTGCCATTGGCCACCATCGCGGCAAGGTCGGCCTCTGAGAAAGGTCCTTTGGTCGCGCCATTTTCGGCAATGTGCCATTGGCGCGCGGCGGGGGGGGGAGGCGGCGGCGGCGGGGCCGCAGCAGCCGGGGCGGGCGCGCCCCAAGGCCCCATATTCTGTGCCATGGCCATGCCCATCGCGGCGCCCATGCCGGCGGTCATCGCATCGCCCGCCGATCCGGGTTTGCCCATCGCCTCGGCGGCGGAAAACTGCATGTATTTGTTAAGGTCCCCGGCGATGCCGACCGAGGTGCGCTTGTCTAGCGCCTTTTCCACCTCTTCGGGCAGGGAGATGTTTTCGATATAGAATTCCGGCAGGGTCAGGCCGTATTCGCCGACCTGCGGGGCGATGGCTGTGGTGACCAGCTTGCCCAGATCGGCGGTGTTGGCGGCCATGTCGAGGACGGGGATGCCCGCGCTGGCGATGACGCGGGAAAATTCCTGCACGATGATGTTGCGGATCTGGAAGCTGATCTCATCCGCGGTGAATTCGCCATCGGTGCCGACGATTTCCTGCATGAATTTCGCCGGGTCCGCGACGCGCATGGAATAGGTGCCGAAGGCGCGCAGGCGGACCGGGCCGAATTCCGGGTCGCGCGCCATGATGGGGTTCTTGGTGCCCCATTTCAGATCATTGAAGCGGGTGGTGGAGATGAAATAGACCTCGGCCTTGAAGGGCGAGTTGAAGCCGTGATCCCAATGCTGCAGCGTGGTCATCACCGGCATGTTGTTGGTTTCCAACATGTAAAGACCGGGGCCGAAGACATCGGCCAATTGCCCTTCATGGATGAAGACGGCGGCCTGCCCTTCGCGGACGGTCAGCTTGGCGCCGTATTTGATCGCATTGCCGCGCCGTTCGAACCGCCAGACCATCGTATCGCGGGTGTCATCGGTCCAGTCGATGACGTCGATGAATTCACCCTTCAGGAAATCGAAAACCATCTTACAGCCTCCTTGCCGGTCGCTTGGCCCTGCCCCGGAACCGAGTCAAGTTTCGCCGCCCAGAAGCCGGGTCGCAAGCGATTCCACGATGGGGCGCGCCTCGGTCTGGGTCATGCCGGGGCGCAGGGCGGGGTTATAGAGCATCTTGAGCATCAGCTCGTCCTGCCGGGTCAGAAGGGCGAATTCCTCGTCATCGTTGAAGATGGAGGGGCGGGCCGAGGGGCTGTCATTGGCCAGGCCAAGGCCTTGGGTGATTTCCTCATGCAGGCAGGAGAGGCGCAGAAGATCGGGATGTTCGGCGCGGATCACCGCGAAGGCGCGGGTATAGGTCGCGCCATCCCCCGCCGACATCGCATAGACAAGGCAATAGGTGGAGCGGGGCATATCGGTGATGGCCGCCACCTCAGGCGCTGACAGGCCGGGAAGGGCGGCGCGAATCTGCGGCCCCAGCGCGCGGCGTTCGTCTTCAGACACGATCTGGACAAAGAAATTCGGTGCGCGGTCGTCCAAGGCGATGGGATGACCGGTGATCGAGGACAGGCGACTGAGGAAGGACGCCACGCGCGCGGTATCGGCGGCGCGGCGGTCGGGCGGGACCGAGGCGCCAAAGCGCAGGCCGACGCGGACCGGAGCCGCCCATTTGCGGATGCGGCTTTCGGTGACGCGCTGTACGGGGCCGCCCGCGGTGCGGGTATATTCGTCAAAAAGCGCGATGCGGATGAAGTTTTCCGCCAGCATCCTGTCGGTAAAGGGGGTGTCGGGCCCGCCGCCATCGGTGCGCAGAAGGCCCTGCGACAAGAGTTGCGCCTGCACGCGCCCGTAATGCGCCGCGGCCGCCGCCGAGGCCGCGCTGACGCCATTGGGGGCGGTGACGTTGACGGCGGGGGTGACCTGACGGGTCGGCCCCGGTGGGGTGGTGGATATACAGGCGGTCAGCCCTGCCAGCGCAAGCGCGGCGAGGGGCGTAAAGGGCTTCATGATGCGGTTTCGGGCTTCGGCTGGAGGGGAGGGGGTGGGAAAAGGGTCAGGCGGGCGGGGGCGCGCCCGTGGTGCGGGCGCGGGCGGCAGAGAGGGTGTCGCGCAGATCGCCCTCCATTTTCACAAGCTCGGTTTCCGCGGCGGCACGGCGGGCCTTGCCTTCATCGGCGATGCGGAGGCTTTCCTCGATCGTGGCGATCAGGGTTTCATTGGCGGCGCGCACGGATTCAATATCAAAGACGCCGCGTTCCATTTCTTCGCGCACCACGCGGTTGGCCTGTTGCAGGTTCTCGGCGTTCGACTTCAGCAATTCATTCGTCAAATCATTGGCTTCGCGCACCGCCTCGGCGGTTTCTTTGCTGCGCTGGATCGTCACGGCCTGCGCCAATTGGGTTTCCCAAAGCGGCACGGTGTTAACGAGGGTGGAGTTGATCTTGGTGACAAGGCTTTTGTCGTTTTCCTGCACCAGACGGATCGAGGGCAGGGATTGCATCGTGACCTGACGGGTCAGTTTCAGGTCATGCACCCGGCGTTCCAGATCGTCCCGCGCGGCGCGCAGGTCGCGCAGTTCCTGCGCCCGTTTCACCTGATCAGATTCGGGGGCGGCGGCAACCTCGGCCTCTTTGGCGGGGATGGTGATCTGGTCGGTTTCAGTCAACTTCGCTTCGCCCGCCGCAATGTAGAGGGCGAGTTCGTCGTAAAAGCGTAGGGTCTTTTCATAGAGCAGATCCAGCGCCTTGATGTCCTTCAACAGCGTATGTTCATGCTTCAAAAGGTTTTCCGTGATGCGGTCGATCTGCCCCTGCACCTCTTCGTAGCGGGCGACGAATTTCGCGATGGGGGCGGCCTGACCTGTCAGCTTGTCCCACCAGCTGCGTTCGCGCGACAGGTCCAGTTCATCGGTGGAAAAGCCGCGGATGGTGGTTACGATCTCGCGCAGGGCATCGCCCGCGGGGCCGACATCTTTGTTTTTCACGCCCGCCAGCATGTCTTGCGAGATGACCTGCAATTCGGCCTGCGCGCCCGATCCGAAAGAGATGATCGATTGCGTGTTGGTCAGGTCAACTTCTTGCATACGCTGGCGAATTTCGGCGGCACGGTCGGCGGGGGCAGCATCGAGGGGCACGATGTCGGCCACTGGCGCGGGCAGGAGGGCAGAGGTGACCGTCTCCACCTCGGCCAGAACCTTTTCAGCGTCTTCGCGAACCGTTGTCGACATGATCACACCCTCCTGCCGGGAAAACCCGGACCGTCTACCGATTGCCATTTGGTCATCAAATGCGAGCTATTGCCCTGCGCGCAGCCTGCGACAGGTTCACGGGTTTTTCCAGTAACCTTTTGCAACGGCAGCGCAGAAAAGCGCCGATAACGTCGGGTCAGGATCAGGCGGGGCGACGGTTGCCTTGGCGGCGGGGTTTGCCCGTGCCGCCGGGGCGGGTGGGGGATTGGCCGCCGCCCATCGGGCGGGCAGGTTTCGCGCCGGTTCGGGGTTGCGGCTTGGGGGCCTGCGAGGCGTGTTCGGGGCGGGATTGCGGTTTGGCGCCGCCGGGCTTGCCGGGGCGCGGGCCTTGGTTCTGGCCACGGTTTTGGCCCTGCCTTTGCCCGCGGTTTTGGCCGGGCTTGGGCGCAGCGGCGACGACATCGGCGGCCCAAGGCGCGCCGCCAATCACCGGAATCTGTTTTTTCAGAACCTTTTCAATGGCTTGAAGTTCCCCCATCTCGGCCGGGGCGCAGAAGGCAACGGCGTTGCCTTCGGCCCCCGCGCGGGCCGTGCGGCCGATGCGGTGGACATAGTTTTCCGGCACATTGGGCAGATCATAGTTATAGACATGCCGCACGCCGGGAATATCGATCCCGCGCGCTGCGACATCCGTCGCCACAAGGACATCGAGTTCGCCATTGCGAAACTCTGTCAAGGTGCGGTCGCGCTGGTTCTGGCTTTTGTTGCCGTGAATCGAGCCGACCTTGAATCCCCATTGTGCCAGCAATTTGCTAAGTTTCTCTGAACCGTGCTTGGTCCGGCCGAAAACAAGCGCCTGCTCGCCCGGGTGTTTCTTCAGATAGTCTTCGAGCAGCTTGGCCTTGTCGCCATTGGGGATGAAATGCACGCCCTGCACGATCTTTTCGGCGGGCTTGCCCGGGGGGGCCACCTGCACGCGGACCGGGTCGCGCAGATAGGTTCCGGCGATCTCCTCGATATCCTTGGGCATCGTGGCCGAGAAGAGAAGTGTCTGTCTTTTCAGGGGGATGTGCTTGGCGATTTTGCGCAGCGCATGGATAAAACCCATGTCGAGCATATGGTCCGCCTCATCCAGCACGAGGTAACCCGTGGCCTGAAGCGAGACATCGCCGCGTTCCAAGAGATCGATCAGACGGCCGGGGGTGGCAACCAGCACATCCGCCCCCCGCGCCAGCGCCATGGCCTGACGGTTGAGCGAGGCGCCACCCACGACCGTGAGCACTTTGACAGGCGTGCCCTTGGTGAAAATCGTAAGGTTATCAGAGATTTGCGTGACGAGTTCCCGCGTCGGCGCAAGGATCAGGGCGCGCACGTTGCGCGGTCCCGGCGGATGGCCGATGTCCAGCAGGCGGTGCAGCAACGGCAGGCCGAAGGCCGCCGTCTTGCCCGTGCCGGTCTGGGCAAGACCCATCAGATCGCGGCCCTTCATCACATGGGGGATGGCCTGCACCTGAATAGGCGTCGGGTCTTTAAGAGTGGTTTTTTCAAGCGCTTTCAGAAGCTTGGGCGAAAGGCCGAGATCGGCGAAGGTGGTCATGTTTCTTGTCTTTCCGGCCTTCTTTCAAAAAGGCCAAAGGGGGCCGCGCCTTGGGGCAGCCAGTGGCAGTGGGTGCGCCGATTGCACGACGCGGAACCCCTGCGTGATGGTGGGAACCTGGTGCCCGGTCCGGCTCCGTAAACGGGCTGCTCACGCGGCAGCGGAGGGCGGGCGTGCGGGGGAGATGGGGGTTTTGCGGCGCAAAGTCAATGTGCCCTGTTTTGTGCCGGGTTTTGTGCAGCGGTTTGTGGCCACGCAGCGGGCGGTGGGGAAATGGGTTGTTAAGGGAGGTCCCGCAGGGTCGGGCGATGGTCAGGGCGCGGGAGGCGGCGATGGAACCGGGGCGGATGCGGGGGAAGCAGGCGGTGCATTACCATTACATGGCGGATGCCATGCGGCGGCTGGAATGGGACCTGCATCACCAGATCGCGGCGACGGGGCGCATCCCGCCGGAATGGCATGAGATCGCGGAAGAAGAGCCGCGGGTCGGGACGGAGCGGCTGGCCATCCGGCTGGACAGGGATGTGGTGAAGTTCTTCCGGTCGATGGGTCTGGGCTATGGGCCGCGCATCAACCGGGTGCTGCGGGCCTATATGCATGCGCGGCTGGCGGGGGTGATCCGGGGGGCAGAGACGGCGCCGCAATTCCGCGTGGAATTGGCCGGGGAAAGGCCGCTTTGGGGGGAGACGGCGGCAAGTTTCGGCGCGGGCGAGGGGCCGGATGCGGCCGAGCGCGCGGTCGAGGCGCGGGTGCGGGCGGAGGAGCGGGTAAGGGGGAGGGGGCTTGGGTAGGATGGGCAATATTGCCCATCCTACGGGGCGTCAGCCCTGCAACGTCCGCACGCCATACCCCTCACCCCGCGCCTTCATCGCGGCGACGGCGGCGATGCTGGCGGCGGCGGTGGTGAAATAAGGGATCTTGTCCATCAGGGCCACGCGGCGGATGTCGCGGCTGTCGGACACGGCTTGCGTGCCTTCGGTCGTGTTCATCACCAGCGCGATGTCGCCGTTCTTCAGCCGATCCACGATGTTCGGGCGGCCTTCATAGACCTTGGCCACGCTTTCCGCCTTGACCCCTTGGGCCTTCAGCCAATCGGCGGTGCCGCGGGTGGCCACGATCTCGAACCCCATGGCCACGAGGTCGCGGGCCGCGTCGGCTAGCACGGCCGTCTTGTCCATGTCCTTGACCGATAGGAACACCCGGCCCGACTCTGGCAGCATCGTGCCTGCGCCCATCTGGGCCTTGAGGAAGGCCAAGGGGAAGGTGCGGTCCCAGCCCATCACCTCACCCGTAGAGCGCATTTCGGGGCCGAGCAGGGGATCGACGCCGGGGAAGCGGGCGAAGGGCAGGACGGCCTCTTTCACGCTGAACCAAGGGGTCTGCGGGTTGGCGAGCGTCAGCGGATCGGCCAGCGGCAGGTCGGTATCCGGGCCGACGCCAGCCGGATAGGGCGCGCGGGGCGGGAAGGTGGACAGGGGTTCGCCCGCCATCAGACGCGCGGCGATAGAGGCGATGGCGCTGTCGGTTGCCTTGGCCACGAAGGGCACGGTGCGGGAGGCGCGGGGGTTCACCTCCAGCACATAGATCACCCCGTCCTTGATGGCGAATTGCACGTTCATCAAGCCCACCACATTCAGGGCGCGGGCCATGATGACGGTCTGGCGCTTCAACTCTTCGACCGTTTCGGCGGAAAGCTGGTGGGGCGGCAGGCAGCAGGCCGAGTCGCCCGAATGGACGCCCGCCTCTTCGATATGTTCCATGATGCCCGCGACATGGACGTTCTGGCCATCCGAGAGGGCATCGACATCCACCTCGACCGCGCCGGACAGATAGCTGTCCAGCAGCACCGGGCTGTCGCCGGACACTTGCACGGCGGTCGTGATATAGCGTTCCAGCTGTTCGTCGGAGCGCACGATTTCCATGGCGCGTCCGCCAAGGACGAAGGAGGGGCGGATCACCAGCGGATAGCCCACTTGGGCGGCAATGGCGAAGGCCTCATCGCGCGACCGGGCCGTGCCGTTGACGGGCTGCTTCAGGCCAAGATCGTTCAGCAATTTCTGGAACCGCTCGCGATCTTCGGCAAGGTCGATGGCATCGGGCGTGGTGCCAAGGATCGGGATGCCCTCTTCATGCAGGGCATTCGCCAGTTTCAGCGGCGTCTGGCCGCCAAATTGCACAATGACGCCATGCAGCGTGCCGTTTTCCTGTTCGACGCGCAGGATTTCAAGGACATGTTCCAGCGTGAGCGGTTCGAAATACAGCCGGTCCGACGTGTCATAATCGGTCGAGACCGTTTCCGGGTTGCAATTGACCATGATGGTTTCATAGCCCGCGCCCGTCAGCGCATAGCAGGCGTGGCAGCAGCAATAGTCGAATTCGATCCCCTGCCCGATGCGGTTGGGGCCGCCGCCAAGGATGACGACCTTTTTCGCGGCGGAGGGCCTTGCCTCGCATTCCACATCGCCCATGACGGGGGATTCATAGGTGGAATACATATAGGGGGTCTGCGCCTCGAATTCGGCGGCGCAGGTGTCGATGCGCTTGAAGACGGCGGTGACGCCGAGGTTGCGGCGGGCGCGGCGGACCTGACCTTCGTCGCGGCCCGTGAGCTTGGCAAGGCGGGCATCGGTGAAGCCCAGCATCTTGAGGCGGCGCAGGCCATCGGCGGTGACGGGCAGGCCGTCCTTGCGGATGGCGGCTTCGGTGTCGATGATTTCGCGGATGCGGGCAAGGAACCATGGGTCAAAGGCGGTGGCGGCCTGAATCTCGTCATCCGTCAGGCCGTGGCGCATGGCTTGGGCGATGACGCGCAGGCGGTCGGGCGTCTGCTGCGACAGGGCCTTGATGATGGCGGCCTTGTCGGGGGCACCCGGGATTGCGATTTCGTCAAAGCCCGTCAGGCCGGTTTCGAGGGAGGCCAGCGCCTTTTGCATGGATTCGTGGATGGTGCGGCCAATGGCCATGGCCTCGCCTACCGATTTCATCGCGGTGGTGAGGTTGGGTTCCGATCCGGGGAATTTCTCGAAGGCAAAGCGCGGGATTTTCGTGACGACATAGTCGATCGAGGGTTCGAAACTGGCGGGCGTGACCTTGGTGATGTCATTGTCCAGCTCGTCCAGCGTGTAGCCGACGGCGAGTTTCGCGGCGATTTTGGCAATGGGGAACCCCGTGGCCTTGGAGGCCAGCGCGGAGGAGCGGCTGACACGGGGGTTCATCTCGATGACGACCATGCGGCCATCTTCCGGGTTGATCGCCCATTGCACGTTGGAGCCGCCGGTTTCCACCCCGATCTCGCGCAGGACGGCGATCGAGCCGTTGCGCATGATTTGGTATTCCTTGTCGGTCAGCGTAAGGGCCGGGGCGACGGTGATGCTGTCCCCCGTATGCACGCCCATCGGATCGACGTTTTCGATGGAACAGACGATGATGGCGTTGTCGGCGCGGTCGCGCACCACCTCCATCTCGTATTCCTTCCAGCCGAGGAGGGATTCATCGACAAGGACCTGCGCGACCGGGCTGGCCTCAAGCCCCGATTTCACGATGGCCTCGTAATCGTCGCGGTTATAGGCGACGCCGCCCCCGGTGCCGCCAAGGGTGAAGGCGGGGCGGATGATGGCGGGCAGGCCCACATATTCCAAGGCGGCCATCGCCTCGGCCACGCCGGAGGCGATGTCATATTTACCAGAGGGGAGTTTCGGGGCGGCAACGATGGTGGCCTTGGGGTTTTCCAGCCCGATCCTGTCCATCGCTTCGCGGAAGAGTTTGCGGTCTTCGGCCATTTCGATGGCCTGCCGGTTCGCGCCGATGAGTTCGACGCCGAATTTTTCAAGGACGCCCAGATCGGCAAGGGCGAGGGCGGTGTTCAGGCCCGTCTGCCCGCCCATCGTGGGCAAAAGCGCATCGGGGCGTTCCTTTTCGATGATCTTGGCCAC
Encoded proteins:
- a CDS encoding carbohydrate kinase family protein; translation: MILSCGEALIDMLPRTTTLGEPAFSPYAGGAVFNTAIALGRLGAPSAFFSGISNDMLGQILTETLEASKVDTGHCARSDRPTTVAFVKLVDGQATYAFYDENTAGRLLSQDQLPTLPDSISTLFFGGISLVNDPAASTYEALQTREAPTRVTMIDPNIRPGFIAGKEAEYRARIERMIGRADIVKLSDEDLHWLMGAGDVSTLARQVLEKGPKLVFITEGAAGARAITATQNRFVAATRVTVADTVGAGDTFNAGALTALHEAGVLTKSALTAIPDATLDAALTLGTKAAAVTVSRPGANPPWRDEL
- a CDS encoding primosomal protein N' (replication factor Y) - superfamily II helicase, coding for MPDDRQNWPCNQCGADLRYEPGATDLVCDHCGARQPIPEAPGARIRALNEIDLALGLSDDVPPAQMEEVRITPCPSCGAQVEFQGAAHARECPFCATPVAIGTGEERRIKPQAVLPFVLNEVQARQAMTNWLGSLWFAPNGLQEYARKGRAMNGLYVPYWTFDAATRSHYAGARGDHYYETRTVMRNGKRETEQVRRTRWSPRSGWVARRFDDVLILASKSLPRGYTDNLAPWDLSALQPFRGDFLAGFTAEGYTVPLADGHATGREVMEGIIRQDIRADIGGDEQRIDRVETDWKEETFKHILLPIWMAAYKYNGKSYRFVVNGQTGKVQGERPWSAWKIAFAVLAALIVGGIVLAVTQSR
- a CDS encoding SPFH domain-containing protein, which codes for MVFDFLKGEFIDVIDWTDDTRDTMVWRFERRGNAIKYGAKLTVREGQAAVFIHEGQLADVFGPGLYMLETNNMPVMTTLQHWDHGFNSPFKAEVYFISTTRFNDLKWGTKNPIMARDPEFGPVRLRAFGTYSMRVADPAKFMQEIVGTDGEFTADEISFQIRNIIVQEFSRVIASAGIPVLDMAANTADLGKLVTTAIAPQVGEYGLTLPEFYIENISLPEEVEKALDKRTSVGIAGDLNKYMQFSAAEAMGKPGSAGDAMTAGMGAAMGMAMAQNMGPWGAPAPAAAAPPPPPPPPAARQWHIAENGATKGPFSEADLAAMVANGSLTRATQVWAAGMEGWKPAAETDLARIFTQVPPPPPPGA
- a CDS encoding toxic anion resistance protein; the protein is MSTTVREDAEKVLAEVETVTSALLPAPVADIVPLDAAPADRAAEIRQRMQEVDLTNTQSIISFGSGAQAELQVISQDMLAGVKNKDVGPAGDALREIVTTIRGFSTDELDLSRERSWWDKLTGQAAPIAKFVARYEEVQGQIDRITENLLKHEHTLLKDIKALDLLYEKTLRFYDELALYIAAGEAKLTETDQITIPAKEAEVAAAPESDQVKRAQELRDLRAARDDLERRVHDLKLTRQVTMQSLPSIRLVQENDKSLVTKINSTLVNTVPLWETQLAQAVTIQRSKETAEAVREANDLTNELLKSNAENLQQANRVVREEMERGVFDIESVRAANETLIATIEESLRIADEGKARRAAAETELVKMEGDLRDTLSAARARTTGAPPPA
- a CDS encoding DUF2927 domain-containing protein codes for the protein MKPFTPLAALALAGLTACISTTPPGPTRQVTPAVNVTAPNGVSAASAAAAAHYGRVQAQLLSQGLLRTDGGGPDTPFTDRMLAENFIRIALFDEYTRTAGGPVQRVTESRIRKWAAPVRVGLRFGASVPPDRRAADTARVASFLSRLSSITGHPIALDDRAPNFFVQIVSEDERRALGPQIRAALPGLSAPEVAAITDMPRSTYCLVYAMSAGDGATYTRAFAVIRAEHPDLLRLSCLHEEITQGLGLANDSPSARPSIFNDDEEFALLTRQDELMLKMLYNPALRPGMTQTEARPIVESLATRLLGGET
- a CDS encoding BrnA antitoxin family protein translates to MVRAREAAMEPGRMRGKQAVHYHYMADAMRRLEWDLHHQIAATGRIPPEWHEIAEEEPRVGTERLAIRLDRDVVKFFRSMGLGYGPRINRVLRAYMHARLAGVIRGAETAPQFRVELAGERPLWGETAASFGAGEGPDAAERAVEARVRAEERVRGRGLG
- a CDS encoding phosphoribosylaminoimidazolesuccinocarboxamide synthase, which gives rise to MIDLTRTLTEARIPELPNPYFGKVRDCYDLPDGTRILISSDRISAFDRILAAIPFKGQVLTQTAKFWFEATADICPNHVISYPDPNVVIGQRLTILPVEIVVRGYLAGTTGTSILTLYKQGQRAMYGHTLPDGLRDNQALPAPIITPTSKAFDGGHDEPLTAQDIVSQGLLTQSQWDEVSEKALALFARGQEMAAKRGLILVDTKYEFGTDGEGRILLADEIHTPDSSRYWLASGYAEACENGSRPPSFDKDVIRAWVAARCDPYKDEIPEIPEEMIEHTAQVYIDAYEAITGQTFLPDTSGDTPLARIRANLAPWFTT
- a CDS encoding DEAD/DEAH box helicase, which translates into the protein MTTFADLGLSPKLLKALEKTTLKDPTPIQVQAIPHVMKGRDLMGLAQTGTGKTAAFGLPLLHRLLDIGHPPGPRNVRALILAPTRELVTQISDNLTIFTKGTPVKVLTVVGGASLNRQAMALARGADVLVATPGRLIDLLERGDVSLQATGYLVLDEADHMLDMGFIHALRKIAKHIPLKRQTLLFSATMPKDIEEIAGTYLRDPVRVQVAPPGKPAEKIVQGVHFIPNGDKAKLLEDYLKKHPGEQALVFGRTKHGSEKLSKLLAQWGFKVGSIHGNKSQNQRDRTLTEFRNGELDVLVATDVAARGIDIPGVRHVYNYDLPNVPENYVHRIGRTARAGAEGNAVAFCAPAEMGELQAIEKVLKKQIPVIGGAPWAADVVAAAPKPGQNRGQRQGQNRGQNQGPRPGKPGGAKPQSRPEHASQAPKPQPRTGAKPARPMGGGQSPTRPGGTGKPRRQGNRRPA